A genomic region of Trifolium pratense cultivar HEN17-A07 linkage group LG3, ARS_RC_1.1, whole genome shotgun sequence contains the following coding sequences:
- the LOC123916930 gene encoding glutathione S-transferase T3-like yields MDPNHFHYQQAMFNFMQNYQNPNPQNSQIPPMPPFSTQVPPFSTQVGTEKEERVVVKKKSREQFARDEDILLIQSWLNVSKDPIVGVDQKAESFWVRVAANYNQYRGESREKLKGQLKCRWHRINGLVQKFVGCYKQAVNGKKSGTSENDVMAAANAFFAQDQGTTFNLEYAWRLLKDEPKWMGESIESSSKITKTYASEASSENPNTPSSYEFNSSSPMERPMGQKAAKRKGKAKEIPNETQDARNKRAMLMERLAQSKEDEIELKVVQLMMKDTSTMSDSQRDIHEKYCNKMKKKYGM; encoded by the coding sequence ATGGATCCTAATCATTTTCATTATCAACAAGCTATGTTCAATTTCAtgcaaaattatcaaaatcctAATCCTCAAAATTCTCAAATTCCACCGATGCCACCATTTTCTACTCAAGTTCCACCATTTTCTACTCAAGTTGGTActgaaaaagaagaaagggttgttgttaaaaaaaaatctcgagAGCAATTTGCAAGGGATGAGGATATACTACTTATCCAATCATGGCTCAATGTTTCAAAGGATCCAATTGTGGGAGTTGATCAAAAGGCTGAGAGTTTTTGGGTAAGAGTCGCTGCCAATTATAACCAGTATCGTGGGGAATCGCGGGAAAAGTTAAAGGGACAATTAAAATGTCGATGGCATCGAATAAATGGCTTGGTTCAAAAATTTGTTGGGTGTTACAAACAAGCTGTTAATGGAAAGAAAAGTGGGACATCGGAGAACGATGTCATGGCCGCTGCAAATGCATTTTTTGCTCAGGATCAAGGTACAACATTCAACCTTGAGTACGCATGGAGATTGTTAAAAGATGAACCTAAATGGATGGGAGAATCGATTGAAAGTTCTTCAAAAATAACAAAGACTTATGCTAGTGAGGCATCATCGGAGAACCCAAATACACCTTCAAGTTATGAGTTTAACTCATCATCACCAATGGAGCGTCCAATGGGACAAAAAGCAGCAAAAAGGAAGGGTAAGGCAAAGGAAATTCCAAATGAAACGCAAGATGCAAGGAATAAAAGAGCAATGTTAATGGAAAGACTAGCGCAAAGTAAGGAAGACGAGATAGAATTAAAGGTAGTGCAACTAATGATGAAAGACACTTCTACTATGAGCGATAGTCAACGAgatattcatgaaaaatattgtaataagatgaaaaaaaaatatggaatgTAG